One window from the genome of Paenibacillus azoreducens encodes:
- a CDS encoding phosphatidylinositol-specific phospholipase C/glycerophosphodiester phosphodiesterase family protein, protein MKKWLAALLFMICLPAFSTPALASGWTDHNLVAHALGGIDQKAYTNSYEAFETNYEKGQRLFEIDLQFTSDGYLIGRHDWSLYAFQSLGQTLTPEMTGGPLPLADMKELKMFDKYNVLSFSDIVDLLHEYPDIYFITDTKSMDKETITAQFGQIVELLNEDPYLLKRIIPQIYNEGMYTTIENVYPFESYVYTLYQTTDSNQKVLQFVKEHPKITAVTMPEWRANASFLGSLKKINKLSFVHTINSLDEMEKYKSRGVYGFYTDFVTPEELKTYYAQKTQKSAGKSVQTVVSKKN, encoded by the coding sequence GTGAAAAAATGGCTCGCCGCACTGCTGTTTATGATTTGTCTGCCTGCTTTCAGCACTCCTGCCTTGGCATCCGGGTGGACGGACCACAATCTGGTTGCGCATGCGCTTGGGGGAATCGATCAAAAGGCATATACCAATTCTTATGAAGCCTTTGAAACCAATTATGAAAAAGGGCAGCGACTGTTTGAAATTGATCTTCAGTTTACATCTGACGGTTATTTGATTGGACGGCATGATTGGTCTTTATATGCTTTTCAGTCTTTGGGACAAACCCTGACGCCTGAAATGACGGGAGGACCGCTGCCGCTTGCTGACATGAAAGAACTAAAAATGTTTGATAAGTATAATGTGCTTTCATTTAGCGATATTGTGGATCTTCTGCATGAGTACCCGGATATTTATTTTATTACCGATACGAAAAGCATGGATAAAGAGACGATCACCGCGCAATTCGGCCAAATCGTGGAACTTCTCAATGAAGACCCGTATTTGCTTAAGCGGATTATCCCGCAAATATATAACGAAGGCATGTATACCACCATCGAAAATGTATATCCTTTTGAATCCTATGTTTATACGCTGTACCAAACGACGGATTCGAACCAAAAAGTGCTGCAATTCGTAAAGGAACATCCTAAAATCACTGCAGTTACGATGCCGGAATGGAGGGCGAACGCCAGTTTTTTGGGAAGTTTGAAAAAAATAAACAAGCTCAGTTTTGTCCATACGATCAACAGCCTTGATGAAATGGAAAAATACAAGTCAAGGGGCGTATACGGGTTTTATACCGATTTTGTCACGCCTGAGGAATTAAAAACATATTACGCCCAGAAAACGCAAAAATCTGCGGGGAAATCGGTTCAAACCGTTGTCTCTAAAAAGAACTGA
- a CDS encoding VOC family protein yields MSLKIAPYINLDGECAEAVAFYEKVLGAKNLGIQRFGDMPGNSHPMPEEAKNRVLHAALEFDGQRLMFSDTFPGNPFQLGDQLSIAINTKDLERLKSIYHALAEGGQVKMELQETFWSPLYGMVRDRFGITWQLSGEASQE; encoded by the coding sequence ATGAGCTTGAAGATTGCACCGTATATCAATTTGGATGGAGAGTGCGCTGAAGCGGTCGCATTCTATGAAAAAGTGCTCGGAGCCAAAAATTTAGGAATTCAGCGGTTCGGCGATATGCCGGGAAATAGCCATCCGATGCCGGAGGAAGCCAAAAACCGCGTGCTGCATGCGGCTCTGGAATTCGATGGCCAAAGGCTGATGTTCTCCGATACCTTTCCGGGAAATCCGTTTCAGCTTGGCGATCAGCTGAGTATTGCGATTAATACGAAGGATCTGGAGCGGTTAAAATCGATCTATCATGCTCTTGCCGAGGGTGGACAAGTTAAGATGGAGCTTCAGGAAACATTCTGGAGCCCGCTTTATGGCATGGTTCGCGACCGTTTCGGCATTACATGGCAGCTCAGCGGAGAGGCCTCCCAAGAATAG
- a CDS encoding flavin reductase family protein — MIHIDPKNQSERDNYKLLTGSIIPRPIAWVTTLADNGKVNAAPFSYFNIVTADPPMISVSVQRKQGERKDTARNAVREGEFVVHIGGESSIAKLNLTAANLPPEESEVEHAGLTAVPSDMVRVPGIGEAKIRMECVLEQAIPLGGTETSPSTDLLIGRIVRFHVDDTLLDGGRILADVLQPVSRLAGSNYARLGETFSLERPQ; from the coding sequence ATGATCCATATCGATCCCAAAAACCAAAGCGAGCGGGATAATTACAAGCTGCTTACAGGCAGCATCATTCCCAGGCCGATTGCCTGGGTGACGACGTTGGCGGATAACGGCAAGGTGAATGCTGCGCCGTTTAGTTATTTTAATATCGTTACGGCAGATCCGCCGATGATTTCGGTGTCGGTACAGCGCAAGCAAGGCGAGCGCAAGGATACCGCCAGAAATGCGGTCCGCGAAGGGGAATTCGTCGTTCATATCGGTGGTGAATCCTCCATTGCCAAGCTGAATCTGACAGCAGCCAATCTGCCGCCTGAGGAAAGCGAAGTCGAGCATGCCGGTCTAACCGCTGTTCCAAGCGATATGGTCCGTGTTCCAGGTATCGGCGAAGCGAAGATACGTATGGAGTGCGTATTGGAACAAGCTATACCGCTTGGAGGAACGGAAACATCCCCTTCAACGGATCTTCTGATTGGACGGATCGTCCGGTTTCATGTGGATGACACATTGCTTGACGGGGGGCGGATTCTGGCTGATGTTCTGCAGCCTGTCAGCCGTTTGGCCGGCAGCAACTATGCCAGATTGGGTGAAACCTTTTCGCTGGAGCGGCCGCAATAA
- a CDS encoding ring-cleaving dioxygenase: MNMKTAGIHHITAFVRDPQVTVDFYAGVLGLRLVKQTVNFDAPEVYHLYLGNEQGSPGTIITFFPWPRSRQGRAGGGQVGVTTYAVPVGALPFWEERLAVFGIPFEKTTRFSEEYLAFRDRDGLQLEIAEREEGSLNTWSYGGIPTEKAIKGFGGAVLYSMAPEQTAYMLQHVMGLQRIGQEGAYARFKSFGDLGNVIDVYMAPMERGTGGAGTVHHIAWRAKDDQEHLMWREHVKEHGFQITPVIDRQYFNALYFREGGGIQFEIATDPLGFARDEEPEALGQKLMLPEWYEPRREEIEAKLTPFEVREVEGNRP, encoded by the coding sequence ATGAATATGAAAACAGCCGGAATTCATCACATTACAGCTTTCGTAAGAGATCCACAAGTAACCGTTGATTTTTATGCGGGAGTGCTTGGGCTGCGTCTGGTTAAACAAACCGTAAACTTCGATGCGCCGGAGGTTTACCATCTGTACCTGGGGAATGAGCAAGGAAGTCCAGGGACAATCATCACCTTTTTCCCTTGGCCGAGATCACGTCAGGGCCGTGCAGGAGGCGGGCAGGTCGGCGTCACGACATATGCCGTTCCAGTTGGCGCACTTCCGTTTTGGGAGGAAAGACTTGCGGTATTTGGCATTCCATTTGAAAAAACAACTCGTTTTTCCGAAGAATATTTGGCATTTCGCGATCGTGACGGACTGCAGCTCGAAATTGCGGAGCGGGAGGAAGGTTCCCTTAACACATGGTCTTATGGCGGCATTCCTACAGAGAAGGCGATTAAAGGATTCGGCGGAGCCGTACTGTACAGCATGGCACCGGAACAAACCGCTTATATGCTTCAACATGTCATGGGTTTGCAAAGGATCGGCCAAGAAGGGGCGTATGCCCGGTTTAAATCATTTGGGGATTTGGGCAACGTCATCGATGTTTATATGGCCCCGATGGAGCGCGGCACGGGAGGAGCGGGGACGGTCCACCACATCGCTTGGCGCGCGAAAGACGATCAAGAGCATCTCATGTGGAGGGAACATGTCAAGGAGCATGGCTTTCAAATTACTCCGGTGATCGACCGCCAGTATTTCAATGCCCTTTATTTCCGCGAAGGGGGCGGCATCCAGTTTGAGATCGCGACTGATCCGCTGGGGTTTGCACGCGACGAAGAACCGGAAGCTTTGGGCCAAAAGCTGATGCTGCCTGAATGGTACGAGCCGCGCCGGGAAGAAATAGAAGCCAAACTGACCCCATTTGAGGTCCGCGAAGTGGAGGGAAACCGCCCATGA
- a CDS encoding family 10 glycosylhydrolase, whose product MDVIVPRKSWFNRHLSSVLSICLIVSAFMVGTPASVMEAAAKEEINEGQTNWPGAGQSGEGEIKAPDSGTPNSPAESEESGGELQGAEPSDGPERTQDEPGKGSEEKADAEKNADLARLRISPEPVTVVLGTSINLSVQGYAKDDSEVNVPQDQVIWKLETDGGTDGATLSGAVLTAGDKLGSGVITAEYSGLTAEVPLNVVAPEQMASAGSEWVRVFEDFENIEDIRVTSVQANSAVLDQAERPEPVKYGLKSGRLKYDFTNNSGTSAAYIRFKNPDGKDGRDIPGKPKKIGFWVYGQDKQHWIRGQVQDSLGKQTTLDFTKSSDVLNGWRYVTADVPDGAEPIKLNYIYLVETGTKSAGTLYVDQVSVIYENTDIFGVEWSGVKPLGIGQTVQAGVLVTRNGVSDPQPAESGSVTYASSDESVAAVDANGKITALAAGETELTATYRNQYSAVYRLTVSQNPAIPERLLIEGPLSLVLTETANLKAFAVYGEGEPVDVSADATFEAEPGSSVAEITGRQIRALQVGETTVTAKYEGQDAIYKVQVKASELKSIEIQGVFSVVIGEEAPSAEVFGDYKAQGKKEITTGITFGSTNANAAIIDQVTGQITAKSPGTTMITAEVEGKKAQQLLVVTNPAVHPKRELRGAWISTVENIDWPTKGEFDPEKQRQDFVKLLDELKETGINAVFVQVRPTSDSFFPSEYFPWSHWLTGEQGKAPSDGYDPLKFMIEEAHKRNLEFHAWINPYRISMHDKPELLAESHPARVHPDWVVKNNGKLYFNPAIVDAQNYIINGVKEIVQKYDVDGIHMDDYFYPYPGDEPFNDSKEYNEYKNGGGTKSLADWRRDNVNSIVEGLNSGVKSIKPYVKFGISPFGIWRNKGTDPTGSETNGLQNYDDLYADARTWMKNGWVDYLAPQIYWHFGNPAAAYEKLIDWWTKEINGEHDHSGKHNIQLYIGQAAYRVGESNWTNPDLLPAQLRYNNDQGNNIAGNIMFSTSDLLRNPLGVRDAVASMYSRPALVPVMPWLPDDTPDAPVLTGLKGTGGSIELAWKDNGDKAPAYYAVYRVNGKGVINPNDTSQLIDTVRRVEGETQVYTDRSAAAGQDYTYAVSAVSRLHHESGLSNPLFSQTEEAVFASIKLGDLRMMTISQTQQVKVYGILASGEKREISDGVTFTSSEPKTASISPVGLITALAEGKTVIKAEYKGLQASYTLKVEAAPTTNPGSGGSSSGSGGSSGTSPSSPATPPPAKDSGIWIVSDRDLDHVKGGKLDIQIGSGKTQVQLPGSTAARLGKEGTLNLHAEGISLSIPSSVLEEANRLAAGADPNGLKIRVDIEPLAADKAAESLKQLRQNEKNAVLTVGRIFRLGISVQTKDGKSSSLPQFGNKVKLTLDIPEGAKPERTGIYRVTASAMEYVGGKQEGKRLTVLVNRPGQYSAIAYDQTFKDVAASHWAAEVIKDMAARHVLGGFPDGSFAPDKQVTRAEFASMLARILDLPAGQGVTFTDIGENAWYGKEIAAAVQAGIVQGSGDGKFHPNQSVTREEMAVMLVNAYAAAGGRMLDHPSDAVFKDQGQISKWAQEAVNKAVGAGLLQGSGGNFNPAQGTTRAESARALANLLAKIEKLP is encoded by the coding sequence GTGGATGTTATCGTACCTCGGAAATCATGGTTCAACAGACATCTCAGTTCAGTCCTTAGCATTTGTTTAATTGTAAGCGCATTCATGGTTGGAACGCCGGCTTCCGTAATGGAAGCAGCCGCAAAGGAGGAAATTAACGAAGGACAAACAAATTGGCCCGGAGCGGGTCAGAGCGGGGAAGGAGAGATCAAAGCTCCCGATTCCGGGACGCCGAATTCCCCGGCGGAGTCGGAAGAATCCGGAGGAGAGCTTCAAGGCGCAGAGCCAAGCGATGGACCGGAAAGAACGCAAGATGAACCGGGTAAAGGCAGCGAGGAAAAAGCGGATGCGGAGAAAAATGCGGATTTGGCCCGTCTGCGTATCTCCCCGGAGCCCGTTACGGTAGTTTTAGGTACATCCATAAATTTGTCGGTACAAGGATATGCTAAAGACGACAGCGAAGTGAACGTTCCTCAGGATCAGGTGATTTGGAAGCTCGAAACGGATGGCGGCACGGATGGCGCAACGTTATCGGGAGCCGTGCTGACTGCCGGAGACAAGCTGGGATCTGGGGTTATAACAGCGGAATACAGCGGTTTAACCGCGGAAGTTCCCTTGAATGTGGTGGCCCCGGAACAGATGGCATCCGCCGGAAGCGAGTGGGTCCGGGTATTTGAAGATTTCGAAAATATCGAAGATATCAGAGTGACGTCCGTCCAAGCCAATTCAGCCGTTCTGGATCAAGCGGAGCGTCCGGAGCCTGTGAAATACGGGCTGAAGTCCGGCAGGTTGAAATATGATTTCACTAATAACAGCGGGACTTCGGCGGCTTATATAAGGTTTAAGAATCCGGATGGCAAAGACGGTCGCGATATTCCCGGCAAGCCGAAAAAAATCGGGTTCTGGGTATATGGCCAAGATAAGCAGCATTGGATTCGCGGACAGGTGCAGGACAGCCTGGGCAAGCAAACTACGCTTGATTTTACCAAAAGCAGCGACGTTTTGAACGGCTGGCGGTATGTAACTGCCGATGTGCCCGATGGGGCAGAGCCAATCAAACTCAATTATATTTATTTGGTGGAAACCGGCACGAAGAGTGCGGGAACCCTGTATGTGGATCAGGTGAGCGTCATTTATGAGAACACCGATATATTTGGCGTTGAATGGTCCGGAGTCAAACCGCTTGGCATCGGGCAAACCGTTCAAGCCGGTGTTCTGGTTACCCGAAATGGCGTGTCCGATCCGCAGCCTGCGGAAAGCGGAAGCGTCACGTACGCAAGCAGCGACGAATCCGTGGCAGCGGTGGACGCAAACGGCAAGATTACCGCGCTTGCCGCCGGGGAAACGGAGCTGACGGCTACATACCGGAATCAATACAGCGCTGTGTACCGGCTGACAGTATCTCAGAATCCGGCCATTCCAGAGCGGCTTTTGATTGAAGGACCGCTTTCGCTTGTGCTTACCGAAACCGCCAATTTGAAGGCCTTTGCCGTTTATGGTGAAGGGGAGCCTGTTGATGTGTCAGCGGATGCAACGTTTGAAGCCGAGCCCGGCAGCAGCGTTGCTGAAATTACCGGAAGGCAGATCCGGGCTTTACAGGTAGGTGAAACAACGGTGACAGCAAAATATGAAGGGCAAGATGCCATCTATAAGGTTCAGGTGAAGGCAAGCGAACTGAAAAGCATTGAAATCCAAGGCGTATTTTCGGTCGTGATCGGAGAGGAGGCCCCTTCAGCCGAAGTATTCGGGGATTATAAAGCGCAGGGCAAAAAGGAAATTACTACGGGTATCACTTTTGGCAGCACCAATGCAAATGCGGCCATCATTGATCAGGTGACCGGACAAATTACGGCAAAATCGCCGGGAACGACGATGATCACCGCGGAAGTCGAAGGGAAAAAGGCCCAGCAGCTGCTCGTCGTAACGAATCCTGCGGTTCATCCGAAGCGGGAACTGCGCGGCGCATGGATTTCGACGGTGGAGAATATCGATTGGCCGACCAAAGGCGAGTTTGACCCGGAAAAGCAAAGGCAGGATTTCGTGAAGCTGCTGGATGAATTGAAAGAGACAGGCATCAATGCGGTTTTTGTGCAGGTCAGACCGACAAGCGATTCCTTCTTCCCGTCGGAATACTTCCCATGGTCGCATTGGCTGACAGGGGAACAAGGGAAAGCGCCCAGCGACGGTTACGATCCGCTGAAGTTTATGATTGAGGAGGCGCATAAGCGGAATCTTGAATTCCATGCGTGGATCAATCCGTACCGGATCAGCATGCATGACAAACCTGAACTGCTCGCAGAAAGTCATCCGGCGCGAGTTCATCCGGATTGGGTCGTTAAAAATAACGGAAAATTGTACTTCAACCCGGCGATTGTGGACGCTCAAAATTACATCATCAACGGCGTGAAGGAAATCGTGCAAAAATACGATGTGGACGGCATTCATATGGATGATTATTTTTATCCGTATCCGGGGGATGAACCTTTTAACGACAGCAAGGAATACAACGAATATAAAAACGGCGGAGGCACGAAGTCGCTGGCCGATTGGCGTAGGGACAACGTCAATTCGATCGTGGAAGGGCTCAATTCAGGAGTCAAGAGTATCAAGCCTTACGTCAAATTCGGCATCAGTCCGTTCGGTATCTGGCGGAATAAAGGAACCGACCCGACAGGCTCCGAAACCAACGGCCTGCAAAATTACGATGATTTGTATGCGGATGCAAGAACATGGATGAAAAACGGCTGGGTGGATTATTTGGCGCCGCAAATCTATTGGCATTTCGGAAATCCAGCGGCGGCATACGAGAAATTGATCGATTGGTGGACGAAAGAAATTAACGGGGAACATGATCACTCCGGAAAACATAATATCCAGCTGTATATCGGTCAGGCCGCTTACCGCGTCGGCGAAAGCAACTGGACCAATCCGGATCTGCTGCCCGCACAGCTGAGATACAATAATGATCAGGGAAATAATATAGCAGGGAATATTATGTTCAGCACTTCGGATCTGCTTCGTAATCCCCTGGGAGTAAGGGATGCAGTCGCATCGATGTATTCGCGTCCCGCGCTGGTTCCGGTCATGCCTTGGCTTCCTGACGATACGCCGGACGCGCCGGTATTGACCGGACTGAAAGGGACGGGCGGTTCCATAGAACTTGCCTGGAAGGATAATGGGGATAAGGCGCCGGCTTATTATGCCGTTTACCGTGTCAACGGCAAAGGGGTTATCAATCCTAACGATACATCCCAGCTAATTGATACGGTGCGGAGAGTTGAAGGGGAAACGCAGGTTTATACAGATCGGAGCGCCGCTGCAGGTCAGGATTATACCTATGCCGTATCAGCCGTGAGCCGGCTTCATCATGAAAGCGGACTTAGCAATCCCCTTTTCAGCCAAACGGAAGAAGCCGTTTTTGCGTCCATTAAATTGGGTGATTTGCGCATGATGACCATTTCTCAAACCCAGCAGGTGAAGGTCTACGGTATTCTCGCATCCGGGGAGAAGCGGGAAATTTCGGATGGAGTAACCTTTACCAGCTCCGAACCGAAAACGGCAAGCATCAGCCCGGTTGGACTCATCACTGCCTTGGCTGAAGGCAAAACAGTGATTAAGGCGGAATACAAGGGGCTGCAAGCATCTTATACACTGAAAGTTGAGGCGGCGCCAACGACGAATCCGGGATCTGGAGGTTCGTCATCGGGTTCCGGCGGGTCGTCAGGAACGAGTCCTTCATCGCCAGCAACCCCGCCGCCAGCCAAAGATTCCGGCATATGGATCGTATCGGACCGCGATTTGGATCATGTAAAAGGCGGCAAGTTGGATATCCAGATCGGTTCCGGAAAGACGCAGGTACAGCTTCCGGGAAGTACGGCAGCCCGTTTAGGCAAGGAAGGAACCTTGAATCTCCATGCGGAAGGGATCTCCCTATCCATTCCTTCATCCGTATTGGAGGAGGCAAACCGTCTTGCTGCCGGTGCCGATCCAAACGGATTGAAGATTAGGGTTGATATCGAGCCGCTGGCAGCGGACAAAGCGGCAGAGAGTTTGAAACAGCTGCGGCAAAATGAAAAAAATGCCGTACTAACCGTCGGCCGAATATTCCGTCTTGGAATTTCCGTCCAAACCAAAGACGGAAAATCCAGCAGTCTGCCGCAATTCGGCAATAAGGTAAAACTCACGCTGGATATTCCGGAGGGAGCAAAACCGGAACGGACCGGAATTTACCGTGTCACGGCAAGCGCAATGGAATATGTCGGCGGCAAGCAGGAAGGAAAAAGATTGACAGTTCTTGTAAACAGACCGGGACAATACAGCGCCATCGCTTATGATCAAACTTTCAAAGATGTGGCTGCCAGTCATTGGGCTGCCGAAGTGATTAAGGATATGGCGGCCCGTCATGTACTCGGCGGATTCCCGGATGGATCTTTTGCACCGGATAAGCAGGTTACCCGTGCGGAATTTGCTTCCATGCTGGCCCGGATTCTGGATTTGCCTGCCGGCCAAGGCGTAACGTTTACCGATATCGGCGAGAACGCTTGGTATGGCAAGGAAATTGCGGCAGCTGTGCAGGCGGGAATTGTCCAAGGTTCCGGAGACGGTAAATTCCATCCGAATCAGTCCGTGACGCGTGAAGAGATGGCCGTCATGTTGGTTAACGCTTACGCGGCCGCTGGCGGCCGGATGTTGGATCATCCGTCGGACGCTGTCTTTAAGGATCAGGGCCAAATCAGCAAATGGGCGCAGGAAGCCGTTAACAAGGCTGTCGGAGCAGGTCTTTTGCAGGGCAGCGGCGGCAATTTTAATCCGGCGCAGGGCACGACCAGAGCGGAAAGCGCGAGGGCGCTCGCCAATTTGCTGGCGAAGATTGAAAAGCTGCCTTGA
- a CDS encoding YerC/YecD family TrpR-related protein: MLIDELKGKALDEFFEGLLTLETIEECYAFFDDLCTVNEIKTLLQRFQVAKMLYNNNTYSKIETEAGASTATISRVKRSLYHGNDSYELMFGRMQNKPNSGQHSE, translated from the coding sequence ATGCTTATTGATGAACTGAAAGGTAAAGCATTGGACGAATTTTTTGAAGGCTTATTGACATTAGAAACGATTGAGGAATGTTATGCCTTCTTTGATGATTTATGTACGGTGAATGAAATCAAAACCTTGCTCCAACGTTTTCAGGTTGCCAAAATGCTTTATAACAATAACACGTACAGTAAAATTGAAACCGAGGCGGGAGCAAGCACAGCAACCATCTCGCGCGTGAAACGTTCTCTGTATCACGGCAACGACAGTTACGAGTTGATGTTCGGTCGTATGCAGAATAAGCCTAATTCCGGGCAGCACTCAGAATAA
- the nhaC gene encoding Na+/H+ antiporter NhaC translates to MNKEVTLKESLFLLVVLLAIIGACIIGLGMDPQIPILVSLGILIIFAKIKKVSWDRIHKGIMGGISPGLIPILIFMLIGALISVWIAAGTIQTIMVYGFNILSAKYFLPSVFVICTVVGITVGSSFTTISTVGIAFFGMGQIMGYHPAIVTGAIISGAFLGNNISPLSDTTNLASAIAEVDLFDHIRYMIRVVIPAFLISLIFFGVAGHAKVLSTGQEINQLVDTLSSSFPISVVTLIPVVVLFLCAWRKIPAIPTLLLSIVFTIGVIYIYHPHTSLSDISVLMQNGYVSNTGVGTVDKLLTRGGIQSMMWSVSLILLALALGGLLVELNIIKTIISRITSFVSTKGKLILMTALSSMGINLLLGEQYLSIILPGEAFKSQYDAINIERKEMSRIVANAGAAVNALIPWGVSGVFITGTLGVSTLEYLPFAIFCIAAPLLNILYGFMSRKGKPRASSKAA, encoded by the coding sequence ATGAATAAAGAAGTGACTTTAAAAGAAAGCCTGTTTCTTTTAGTCGTTTTGTTAGCCATTATTGGAGCATGCATCATTGGTCTGGGAATGGACCCTCAAATTCCGATCTTAGTTTCATTAGGCATTCTTATCATCTTCGCCAAAATCAAAAAGGTCTCCTGGGATCGTATCCATAAAGGAATAATGGGAGGAATCTCCCCCGGTTTAATTCCTATTCTTATCTTTATGCTGATCGGGGCGCTCATTAGCGTCTGGATTGCAGCAGGAACGATTCAAACGATTATGGTGTATGGTTTCAACATATTATCCGCTAAATATTTTTTACCTTCTGTGTTTGTCATTTGTACAGTGGTAGGAATTACAGTAGGCAGCTCATTTACAACGATCTCGACCGTCGGCATTGCCTTTTTCGGAATGGGTCAAATTATGGGTTATCATCCTGCCATTGTAACAGGCGCTATCATTTCCGGCGCATTTTTGGGAAACAATATCTCTCCGTTATCCGATACAACCAACTTGGCTTCGGCCATTGCTGAAGTTGACTTGTTTGACCATATCCGCTATATGATACGCGTTGTTATTCCGGCATTTCTCATCTCCCTGATTTTTTTCGGTGTGGCGGGACATGCCAAAGTGCTCTCGACGGGGCAGGAAATTAACCAATTGGTCGATACATTAAGCTCTTCATTTCCAATTTCGGTTGTTACACTAATTCCAGTAGTGGTACTCTTTTTATGCGCATGGAGGAAAATTCCGGCGATTCCAACACTACTGTTAAGCATTGTATTTACCATCGGCGTCATTTACATTTATCACCCGCATACCAGTTTGTCTGACATCTCGGTATTGATGCAAAACGGTTATGTTTCTAATACCGGTGTCGGTACTGTGGACAAGCTGCTGACACGCGGCGGCATTCAGAGCATGATGTGGTCGGTGTCCCTGATTTTACTGGCACTTGCGCTCGGCGGATTGCTTGTAGAATTGAATATCATCAAAACCATCATCTCCCGCATCACTTCCTTTGTCAGTACTAAAGGCAAACTTATTTTGATGACGGCACTTAGCTCGATGGGAATCAATTTATTGCTCGGTGAGCAATATTTGTCGATTATTTTACCCGGTGAAGCGTTTAAGTCTCAATATGATGCGATTAACATTGAACGTAAAGAAATGTCAAGAATTGTGGCCAATGCGGGCGCAGCCGTCAATGCTCTGATTCCATGGGGGGTAAGCGGCGTATTTATTACAGGTACGCTGGGCGTATCGACATTGGAGTATCTGCCGTTTGCGATCTTCTGCATTGCGGCTCCGCTTTTGAACATCTTGTACGGATTTATGAGCAGAAAAGGAAAACCGAGGGCATCCTCAAAAGCAGCATGA
- the thiD gene encoding bifunctional hydroxymethylpyrimidine kinase/phosphomethylpyrimidine kinase, translated as MSEIKKVLTVAGSDSSGGAGLEADLKTFEEYGTFGFCAITSIVTMDEDKNWHHEVEPINPELVYKQIKTVLSGGKLDALKTGMLGSVKVIELLSTIIDQNEIENIVIDPVMVCKGENEVVQPENGQAIRELLLPRATIATPNLFEAGQLAGIAKVSTIDDMKEAARKIISLGAKNVVIKGGKGLQAEKAIDLLFDGSEFTLYEADKVDTDHNHGAGCTFAAAIAAGLAQGMTVKTAVSKAKEFTTAAISGGFAFNRFVGPVWHGAFHKAEQRMNKYR; from the coding sequence ATGTCCGAGATTAAAAAAGTGCTTACGGTTGCAGGTTCGGATTCAAGCGGTGGCGCTGGCCTAGAGGCTGATCTAAAAACATTTGAGGAGTATGGAACCTTTGGTTTTTGTGCCATTACCTCGATTGTAACCATGGATGAAGACAAGAACTGGCATCATGAAGTGGAGCCGATAAATCCGGAACTTGTATACAAACAAATTAAAACGGTTTTATCCGGCGGTAAGTTGGATGCATTAAAAACCGGAATGCTTGGATCTGTTAAAGTGATCGAACTTTTAAGTACCATCATCGATCAAAATGAAATCGAAAATATCGTGATCGATCCGGTTATGGTATGCAAAGGCGAAAACGAAGTCGTTCAACCTGAAAATGGGCAAGCTATTCGAGAGTTGCTGCTGCCCCGGGCCACCATTGCGACACCGAATTTGTTTGAAGCAGGTCAGCTTGCGGGAATTGCGAAAGTCAGCACCATTGACGATATGAAGGAAGCTGCCCGCAAAATCATCAGTCTTGGAGCTAAGAACGTTGTCATTAAAGGCGGCAAAGGGCTTCAGGCAGAGAAGGCGATTGATTTGCTGTTTGATGGTTCCGAATTTACGTTGTATGAAGCAGATAAAGTCGATACGGATCATAATCATGGTGCGGGCTGCACATTTGCCGCCGCGATCGCTGCCGGATTAGCTCAAGGAATGACCGTCAAAACCGCAGTCAGCAAGGCAAAGGAATTCACGACCGCAGCTATTTCGGGCGGATTTGCTTTTAATCGTTTTGTAGGACCGGTTTGGCATGGCGCTTTTCACAAGGCTGAGCAACGCATGAACAAGTATAGATGA